The Pontibacillus halophilus JSM 076056 = DSM 19796 genome has a segment encoding these proteins:
- a CDS encoding twin-arginine translocase TatA/TatE family subunit — MFSNIGFPGLILILVIALVVFGPSKLPEIGKAVGHSLREFKNATRDLVSDEDNKKDEDKRKQIQ, encoded by the coding sequence ATGTTTTCAAACATCGGCTTTCCGGGATTGATTTTAATTTTAGTCATTGCGCTCGTCGTATTCGGTCCGTCTAAATTACCTGAGATTGGGAAGGCAGTCGGTCATTCATTACGCGAGTTCAAAAATGCAACGCGTGATCTTGTGTCTGATGAAGACAACAAGAAGGATGAGGATAAACGTAAGCAAATCCAATAA
- the tatA gene encoding twin-arginine translocase TatA/TatE family subunit: MLANIGIPGLIILLVITLIIFGPKKLPEIGKASGETIKEFRKSANELHNDDVVKDKNQ, encoded by the coding sequence ATGTTAGCGAATATCGGCATACCAGGGCTAATCATTCTGTTAGTTATTACCTTGATTATATTTGGACCAAAGAAGCTCCCGGAGATTGGGAAAGCTTCAGGAGAAACAATTAAAGAATTTAGAAAGTCAGCCAACGAGCTTCACAATGACGATGTAGTGAAGGATAAGAATCAGTAA
- a CDS encoding molybdenum cofactor guanylyltransferase: protein MNRMDGVMLAGGKSTRMGQNKALIQLGSSTVAERILSTLQTFTSSQWVVANDRSSFLPFNGRVIRDEFVGEGPLAGLESAIRHSEAPWIAVVACDMPYTHHSVWEFLSQHIGSSQAVVPIYEGRIQPLSALYHKSIHSTIVQLLEDGERSLRSLLQEIHVLYVEEWPSEWIEVCKLHFFNMNDPEDLNVARHLLSLEG from the coding sequence ATGAACCGTATGGATGGGGTTATGTTAGCGGGTGGCAAATCTACAAGGATGGGGCAGAACAAGGCTCTTATTCAGCTTGGTAGCAGTACCGTCGCAGAACGCATCCTATCGACTCTACAAACCTTTACTTCGTCTCAGTGGGTGGTTGCAAATGACAGGTCATCCTTCCTACCATTCAACGGAAGAGTTATTCGTGATGAATTTGTTGGGGAGGGGCCATTAGCCGGTCTTGAATCAGCTATAAGGCATTCAGAAGCACCATGGATTGCTGTCGTTGCCTGTGATATGCCGTATACACATCATAGCGTTTGGGAATTCCTATCTCAACATATTGGATCCTCTCAAGCGGTTGTCCCAATATATGAAGGGCGTATCCAGCCCCTCAGTGCGCTCTATCATAAGAGTATTCATTCTACAATTGTCCAATTGCTAGAAGATGGTGAGCGGTCATTACGGTCGTTGCTTCAAGAAATACATGTCCTTTATGTTGAAGAGTGGCCAAGTGAATGGATAGAAGTCTGTAAGCTTCATTTCTTTAATATGAACGACCCAGAAGATTTGAATGTAGCAAGACACCTCTTATCCTTAGAGGGATGA
- a CDS encoding dihydrofolate reductase — MLSILVAMDRNRVIGLRNDLPWNIPNDLKYFKQVTMGRSIIMGRKTFESIGRVLPKRANIIVTTQPNYRVDGATIWNSLEPLNNLAKEEEHFIIGGSYLFQETLDCVDRLYVTWIDESFEGDTYFPDVDWEEWVLLEEQLGVKDEKNPYDYYFRVYEHKDRALS, encoded by the coding sequence ATTCTTGTAGCAATGGATCGAAATCGTGTCATTGGCTTACGTAACGATTTACCTTGGAATATTCCGAACGACTTAAAGTATTTTAAACAAGTAACGATGGGGCGTAGTATCATCATGGGACGTAAAACCTTTGAATCCATTGGGCGTGTCCTTCCTAAGCGAGCAAATATTATCGTCACAACTCAGCCAAATTACCGAGTGGACGGGGCTACAATATGGAATAGCCTAGAACCATTGAACAATTTGGCGAAAGAAGAAGAGCATTTTATCATTGGTGGTAGCTATTTATTTCAAGAAACGTTAGATTGTGTTGACCGCTTGTATGTGACTTGGATTGACGAATCGTTTGAAGGGGACACCTATTTTCCTGATGTGGATTGGGAAGAGTGGGTATTACTTGAAGAACAACTTGGCGTAAAGGATGAGAAGAATCCTTACGACTATTATTTTAGAGTCTACGAGCATAAGGACCGTGCTTTGTCATGA